A part of Melospiza georgiana isolate bMelGeo1 chromosome 16, bMelGeo1.pri, whole genome shotgun sequence genomic DNA contains:
- the PSMG3 gene encoding proteasome assembly chaperone 3 — translation MEASPIVTSKQREEVVHGVPTEVVCTAFSNSVLVVVTQYGKMGTIVYVDPNTIGDNVGRPSLTTKVLLGKDEPLVHVCAKNLVAFVSQEAGNKPVLLAMALKDKTMEGIQALREVIRSCQVW, via the exons ATGGAAGCGAGTCCCATCGTGACGTCCAAGCAGCGAGAGGAGGTGGTGCACGGGGTGCCCACCGAGGTGGTGTGCACGGCCTTCTCCAACTCGGTGCTCGTGGTGGTCACACAGTACGGCAAGATGGGCACCATCGTCTACGTGGACCCCAACACCATCGGCGACAACGTGGGCAGGCCCTCGCTCACCAccaaggtgctgctgggcaAGGATGAG CCCCTCGTTCATGTCTGTGCCAAAAACCTGGTGGCGTTTGTGTCGCAGGAAGCCGGGAACAAACCTGTTCTCCTCGCCATGGCTCTAAAGGACAAAACCATGGAAGGAATACAGGCCCTACGAGAAGTGATCCGAAGTTGCCAAGTGTGGTGA